One Natronomonas moolapensis 8.8.11 genomic region harbors:
- a CDS encoding L-lactate permease, protein MTSPAFEVFFAALPLFVVGVLLVGLLWPAARVMPIAWLVACAVGFFVWGMPPAWLLAATIEGVITAVQILFIVFAALVLLYTMLRSGAFDTLNRNFAEISEDRRVQVVLVAFFLATFIEGAAGFGTPAAVVAPLLLGLGFPALAAVVVALIGHVIAVTYGAVGTPILVGIGEPMSSVSGIRTAIEANGMTTTEFAVEVATWAATYHVLVGVVMPLFAVGMVVYFFGGEERSLQPAWEVAPLCLVSGVAFAIPYWLAARVSAAFPALLGSMLGGAVVIAALRAGYFEPETHWEFPPESEWPDHWVGTIRPADARGVIPNEYTISPLRAWTPYVLLILSLVITRSVAPISRFLQGETIRPLGTEISLRFGTITTEVGAFTLGLFGFEWTSILGTEIGNGVGVAYLPGTWLLVSAVVAIPLFEMSRGQVAEAWREACLNLRSPLVALVFVLAMAHVMLQSGAHAVGLDSMIVVLATATADAVGPAYPFVAALIGALGAALMGSNTVSNITFGTFQFVAAESVGVPRTLIVGAQAVGGAIGNLVAIHNVVAALATVGLVGQEGRVMRLNLLPLLYYSAGVGLLAMLFSYVLFAGLF, encoded by the coding sequence ATGACGAGCCCCGCGTTCGAGGTATTCTTCGCGGCGTTGCCGCTTTTCGTCGTCGGCGTGCTCCTCGTCGGCCTGTTGTGGCCAGCGGCGCGGGTGATGCCGATCGCGTGGCTCGTCGCCTGTGCTGTCGGGTTCTTCGTCTGGGGGATGCCCCCGGCGTGGCTGTTGGCCGCCACCATCGAGGGCGTCATCACCGCGGTTCAGATCCTCTTTATCGTCTTCGCGGCGCTCGTGTTGTTGTACACGATGCTCCGATCCGGGGCGTTCGACACGCTCAACCGCAACTTCGCCGAGATCAGCGAGGACCGCCGGGTACAGGTCGTGTTGGTCGCTTTCTTTCTCGCGACGTTCATCGAGGGTGCGGCCGGCTTCGGCACGCCCGCGGCAGTCGTCGCCCCCCTGCTTTTGGGGCTCGGGTTCCCGGCGCTCGCGGCAGTCGTCGTCGCACTAATCGGCCACGTCATCGCCGTCACCTACGGCGCGGTCGGGACCCCGATTCTCGTCGGCATCGGTGAACCGATGTCGAGTGTGTCCGGAATCCGTACGGCGATCGAGGCGAACGGGATGACGACGACGGAGTTCGCCGTCGAGGTCGCCACGTGGGCGGCGACGTATCACGTTCTCGTCGGGGTCGTGATGCCGCTTTTCGCGGTCGGAATGGTGGTCTACTTTTTCGGCGGGGAGGAGCGCTCGCTCCAGCCCGCCTGGGAGGTCGCTCCGCTGTGTCTGGTCTCGGGGGTCGCGTTCGCGATCCCCTACTGGCTCGCCGCGCGCGTCAGCGCCGCGTTTCCGGCCCTCCTCGGGTCCATGCTCGGCGGCGCGGTCGTCATCGCGGCGCTCAGGGCGGGCTACTTCGAGCCGGAAACCCACTGGGAGTTCCCACCCGAGTCGGAGTGGCCGGATCACTGGGTCGGCACGATCCGCCCCGCGGACGCCAGAGGGGTCATTCCGAACGAGTACACGATATCACCGCTTCGAGCTTGGACGCCCTACGTGTTATTGATCCTCTCGCTCGTCATCACACGGAGTGTCGCGCCGATTTCGCGGTTTCTTCAGGGCGAAACGATCCGCCCCCTCGGTACCGAGATATCCCTGCGGTTCGGAACGATCACGACCGAGGTCGGGGCGTTCACGCTCGGGCTGTTCGGCTTCGAGTGGACTTCGATACTCGGGACGGAGATCGGAAACGGCGTCGGGGTCGCATATCTTCCGGGGACGTGGCTTCTGGTGAGCGCGGTCGTCGCGATCCCGCTGTTCGAAATGTCGCGAGGGCAGGTCGCCGAAGCCTGGCGGGAGGCCTGTTTGAACCTCCGGTCGCCGCTCGTCGCGTTGGTGTTCGTGTTGGCGATGGCGCACGTCATGTTACAGTCCGGGGCGCACGCTGTGGGGCTCGACAGCATGATCGTCGTACTCGCGACCGCTACAGCCGACGCCGTCGGGCCGGCGTACCCGTTCGTCGCCGCCCTCATCGGCGCGCTCGGCGCGGCGTTGATGGGTTCGAACACCGTCTCGAACATCACGTTCGGGACGTTCCAGTTCGTCGCGGCCGAGAGCGTCGGCGTCCCGAGGACGCTCATCGTCGGTGCACAGGCGGTCGGCGGCGCCATCGGGAACCTCGTCGCCATCCACAACGTCGTCGCCGCGCTGGCGACCGTCGGCCTCGTCGGTCAGGAGGGCCGCGTCATGCGGCTCAACCTCCTCCCGTTGCTTTATTACTCCGCCGGCGTCGGTCTCCTCGCGATGCTGTTCAGCTACGTCCTCTTTGCCGGACTGTTCTGA
- a CDS encoding HTH domain-containing protein, producing the protein MASERERNAKGEFTDRIPPEAALEAFDAREDVARPLTAADIMEALDCSRRTAHNKLNTLVEAGRLETRKIGARSRVWWRPIPAVDPGRTAAEADADRTDHSSEAEQAIRAADLPGSGRTLDARREALAAAYEYLTSHPSATKSDFLDDVYPKYPAKFETPDGWWNAIQPALKELPAVDPPEERGHLWKFLGGDRFTPTLG; encoded by the coding sequence ATGGCATCCGAGCGCGAACGAAACGCGAAGGGTGAGTTCACGGATCGGATTCCGCCCGAAGCCGCGCTCGAGGCGTTCGACGCACGCGAGGACGTCGCACGCCCGCTCACCGCCGCCGATATCATGGAGGCGCTCGATTGTTCGCGGCGAACGGCGCACAACAAACTCAACACACTCGTCGAGGCGGGCCGGCTCGAAACCCGCAAGATCGGCGCACGCAGCCGGGTGTGGTGGCGGCCGATCCCCGCCGTCGACCCCGGACGGACGGCCGCCGAGGCGGACGCAGATCGGACCGACCACTCCTCGGAGGCCGAACAGGCGATCCGGGCGGCGGACCTCCCGGGATCGGGTCGGACCCTCGACGCCCGCCGGGAGGCCCTCGCGGCCGCCTACGAGTATCTCACGAGTCACCCGAGCGCGACGAAGTCGGACTTTCTCGACGACGTCTACCCGAAGTACCCGGCGAAGTTCGAGACGCCCGATGGGTGGTGGAACGCGATCCAACCCGCATTGAAGGAACTTCCGGCCGTCGACCCGCCGGAGGAGCGCGGCCACCTCTGGAAGTTCCTCGGTGGCGATCGGTTCACGCCGACGCTGGGCTGA
- a CDS encoding L-lactate permease produces MVSAVELLLAAAPLLIAGVLMVGFLWSATRAMPIAWISAVVIGFAVWGMPGNWVAAASINGVITALTILWIVFGALLLLYTLQEAGAFDRINEGFAAVSDDRRVQIVLLGFFLATFIEGAAGFGTPAAVVAPLLLALGFPALAAVIAAIIGHIIAVTYGAVGTPIIIGIENPLGVYEEAITAGGYASVTEFSNQVAAWAATYHALIGFMMPFIGVLMIVHFFGDDDTGSLGPALEVAPLCLFAGISFAIPYWVSAWYITAEFPSLIGSMVGGAITVGVLRAGYLLPDSHWDFPPRSEWKDHWVGTIEPGSSNGGRAAADGGTQQMSLAKAWVPYILVVVLLVITRAVGPVSSAIGNADYGVEVGNFTIGIVLGWSNILGTEISNSIAWMSVPGFWLIVPALLSIPIFGMSGGEFKSALSETASKLVSPFIALIFVIAMVQVMLQSAVAPTGIDLGMIQALAQATANALGPAYPFVAALIGALGAAMAGSNTVSNITFGGFQFEAAQQLGLPTQLIVGAQAVGGAIGNLIAIHNVVAALATVGLVGQEGRVMRLNLLPLLYYSIGVGLLAMLFSYVLFPGLF; encoded by the coding sequence GTGGTTAGCGCGGTCGAACTGCTGTTGGCCGCGGCACCGCTTTTGATCGCCGGGGTACTGATGGTCGGGTTCCTGTGGTCGGCTACGCGGGCGATGCCGATCGCGTGGATCTCCGCGGTCGTGATCGGCTTCGCCGTGTGGGGGATGCCCGGCAACTGGGTCGCCGCCGCCTCGATAAACGGCGTCATCACGGCGTTGACGATCCTCTGGATCGTCTTCGGGGCGCTGTTGCTCCTGTACACGCTGCAGGAGGCCGGCGCCTTCGACCGGATCAACGAAGGATTCGCCGCCGTCTCGGACGACAGACGGGTCCAGATCGTCTTACTCGGGTTCTTCCTCGCGACGTTCATCGAGGGCGCGGCCGGGTTCGGCACGCCAGCCGCCGTCGTCGCCCCGCTGTTGCTCGCGCTCGGGTTCCCGGCGCTTGCGGCGGTCATCGCCGCCATTATCGGCCACATCATCGCCGTCACCTACGGCGCGGTTGGAACGCCGATCATTATCGGAATTGAAAATCCTCTCGGCGTCTACGAGGAGGCGATCACTGCCGGTGGTTACGCGAGCGTCACCGAGTTTTCGAACCAAGTCGCCGCGTGGGCGGCGACGTATCACGCGCTGATCGGCTTTATGATGCCGTTCATCGGGGTCCTGATGATCGTGCACTTCTTCGGCGACGATGACACGGGATCACTCGGCCCCGCCCTGGAGGTTGCCCCGCTGTGTCTGTTCGCGGGAATCTCCTTTGCGATCCCCTACTGGGTGTCCGCGTGGTACATCACCGCCGAGTTCCCATCGCTCATCGGATCGATGGTCGGTGGTGCGATCACAGTTGGCGTGCTCCGTGCGGGCTATCTCCTGCCCGATTCCCACTGGGACTTCCCGCCGCGTTCGGAGTGGAAAGACCACTGGGTCGGCACTATTGAACCGGGATCAAGCAACGGCGGCCGGGCGGCGGCCGACGGCGGCACCCAGCAGATGTCACTGGCGAAGGCGTGGGTCCCATACATCCTCGTCGTCGTGTTGCTCGTCATCACGCGCGCAGTTGGCCCGGTCAGCAGCGCGATCGGCAACGCCGACTACGGCGTCGAGGTCGGCAACTTCACCATCGGTATCGTCCTCGGATGGAGCAACATCCTCGGGACGGAGATCAGTAACTCAATCGCCTGGATGAGCGTCCCCGGCTTCTGGCTCATCGTGCCCGCGCTCCTGTCGATTCCGATCTTCGGCATGAGCGGGGGAGAGTTCAAATCGGCGCTCAGCGAGACCGCGAGCAAACTCGTCTCACCGTTCATCGCGTTGATATTCGTCATCGCGATGGTGCAGGTGATGTTGCAGTCCGCGGTCGCGCCGACAGGCATCGACCTCGGCATGATCCAGGCGCTCGCACAGGCGACGGCTAACGCGCTCGGCCCGGCGTACCCGTTCGTCGCTGCCCTCATCGGCGCGCTCGGCGCTGCAATGGCCGGGTCGAACACCGTCTCGAATATCACGTTCGGCGGCTTCCAGTTCGAGGCCGCACAACAACTCGGACTGCCGACGCAGCTCATCGTCGGTGCGCAGGCGGTCGGCGGCGCAATCGGGAACCTCATCGCCATCCACAACGTCGTCGCCGCGCTGGCGACCGTCGGTCTCGTCGGTCAGGAGGGCCGCGTCATGCGGCTCAACCTCCTTCCGCTGCTCTACTACTCGATCGGCGTCGGTCTCCTCGCGATGCTGTTCAGCTACGTCCTCTTCCCCGGACTGTTCTGA